The Agrobacterium tumefaciens genome contains a region encoding:
- the pabB gene encoding aminodeoxychorismate synthase component I produces the protein MRTLLIDNYDSFTFNLFQLIYSLSGIEPLVIKNDQMSWAEAAMLQFSNIVISPGPGRPEIPSDFGISREAILDGRWPVLGVCLGHQGICHHLGGAVHHAKTPMHGIIDAVIHNGTGLFENIPSPFHVVRYHSLAVDALPECLIPTAFSSDNVIMAVEHRDKPFWGVQFHPESICSEHGSKILTNFLALAANERQSPEVNCGADTDKGDFRIFAKRLDTWTDPHQVIETFSTPAQPVFWLDSSLSNSTARFSFIGDASGPHSETLSYEVASQKLTITKTGSVRTVSESILDYMERRLEALKIDARLEAPFDFAPGYVGYLGYEMKAETGGSLAHQSRSPDAQFIFADRALCFDLQEQTIWLVCLELETREDRARVWFDAVEELLQQTPTKHTSALKVQIENLALRADSGKYLELIDKCLTKIRDGESYEVCLTNTMEARADLDDIATYMLLRKINPAPYSAFLRFPATSILCSSPELFVDRNRHGIVRSKPIKGTIRRGKSPEEDSELKGRLSSSEKERAENLMIVDLIRNDLGKVCEVGTVTVPKIFDVETYATVHQLVSTIEGRLRSDRTLVDLIRATFPGGSMTGAPKIRTMEILDKLEGSARGVYSGAVGFLSVTGTAALNIVIRTIVIQEQMLSIGVGGAITALSVPSEELSETELKAEALLRTLSSVAGYPVRFKDS, from the coding sequence CCGGGACGCCCCGAAATTCCCTCCGATTTCGGGATTTCTCGAGAAGCCATCCTAGACGGCCGGTGGCCGGTTCTAGGGGTTTGTTTGGGACATCAAGGAATCTGTCATCATCTCGGTGGAGCAGTGCATCATGCGAAAACGCCAATGCATGGGATCATTGACGCAGTGATCCACAACGGGACCGGCTTGTTCGAAAATATTCCATCACCCTTTCACGTTGTGCGCTACCATTCCTTGGCTGTCGATGCCCTGCCCGAGTGTCTCATACCGACGGCATTTTCATCAGACAATGTAATCATGGCGGTCGAGCATCGAGATAAACCATTCTGGGGAGTTCAATTCCACCCTGAATCGATATGTTCAGAGCATGGCTCGAAAATTCTAACTAATTTTCTCGCACTTGCCGCGAACGAACGTCAGTCTCCAGAAGTTAATTGTGGGGCTGATACCGACAAAGGCGATTTTCGCATTTTTGCGAAACGGCTTGATACATGGACTGATCCGCATCAGGTGATTGAAACATTTTCTACACCCGCCCAGCCCGTCTTCTGGCTGGACAGCAGCCTTTCCAACTCCACAGCGCGGTTCTCGTTCATCGGGGATGCATCGGGACCACATTCTGAGACCCTCTCCTACGAGGTAGCATCGCAGAAGTTGACAATTACGAAAACAGGATCGGTGCGCACTGTTTCGGAGAGCATATTGGACTACATGGAGCGGCGGCTTGAAGCGTTAAAGATTGATGCTCGCTTGGAGGCCCCTTTCGATTTTGCTCCGGGATATGTTGGCTATTTGGGTTACGAAATGAAAGCCGAAACTGGTGGCAGCCTTGCGCATCAAAGCCGATCCCCCGATGCACAATTCATCTTCGCCGATCGCGCACTGTGCTTTGATTTACAAGAGCAGACAATCTGGCTGGTCTGTTTGGAGTTAGAGACGAGGGAGGATCGCGCGAGGGTCTGGTTCGACGCCGTTGAAGAACTGCTTCAACAAACTCCCACAAAGCATACATCCGCGCTCAAGGTACAGATCGAAAATCTGGCACTACGCGCAGACTCTGGAAAATATCTTGAGCTAATCGATAAGTGCCTCACCAAGATCAGAGATGGTGAATCCTACGAAGTTTGTTTGACAAACACGATGGAGGCTCGGGCTGATTTGGACGACATTGCAACCTACATGTTGCTCAGAAAAATTAATCCAGCCCCGTACAGCGCGTTTCTGCGCTTTCCGGCTACCAGCATTCTGTGTTCCTCTCCTGAGTTATTTGTCGACCGAAACAGGCACGGAATTGTCCGGTCAAAGCCCATCAAAGGAACAATTCGTAGGGGAAAGAGTCCTGAAGAAGATTCCGAACTAAAGGGACGTCTGTCATCTAGCGAAAAGGAGCGTGCCGAAAACCTTATGATCGTTGATCTGATCAGAAATGATTTGGGCAAGGTTTGTGAAGTCGGCACGGTGACCGTACCTAAGATTTTCGACGTCGAGACTTATGCGACGGTTCACCAATTGGTAAGCACGATTGAGGGCAGATTGAGATCGGATCGAACGCTCGTGGATCTCATACGGGCGACATTTCCGGGGGGGTCTATGACGGGTGCGCCAAAGATCCGCACGATGGAAATCCTTGACAAGCTGGAGGGCAGCGCTCGTGGAGTATATTCAGGGGCGGTAGGGTTTCTCTCGGTTACAGGTACCGCGGCTCTGAACATTGTCATTCGCACCATCGTTATACAAGAGCAGATGCTCTCAATTGGAGTCGGAGGTGCGATTACTGCACTTTCAGTGCCAAGCGAGGAGTTGAGTGAGACAGAACTTAAGGCAGAAGCACTTCTGCGGACGCTGTCTTCAGTTGCAGGCTATCCTGTCAGATTTAAAGATTCGTGA